The following are encoded together in the Bacillus sp. V2I10 genome:
- a CDS encoding ABC transporter permease has translation MSKNQIPISNSIAIDKNPMYQKKRIPIAHKQTQRQQRIFFSTVIVLFLFCLTQLDISIIQFQDGLSRIPTVLSQMAQISFVNFAELSREMIVSLVVAFLSLVFGVVISVVLAFIAARNMTPNRYIGMVLRFTFMIIRAIPSTIWVLIAVASLGFGSMAGVLGLIFPTTSFLVKSFSAQIEEVGEETIEAMQSVGATWWHIVFRGLVPTLFTNFLAITAFRFEMNVAESVILGMVGAGGIGLLIQGYISFYDFNHLSLGILIVFSTMILMEFTSNQIRKRISV, from the coding sequence ATGTCAAAAAATCAAATTCCAATTTCCAATTCAATCGCTATTGATAAAAATCCTATGTATCAAAAGAAAAGAATTCCAATTGCTCATAAACAAACCCAGCGTCAGCAACGAATCTTTTTTTCTACAGTAATAGTTCTGTTCTTATTTTGTTTAACGCAACTGGATATAAGTATTATTCAATTTCAAGATGGTTTAAGTAGAATTCCAACAGTATTATCCCAAATGGCCCAAATCTCGTTTGTTAATTTTGCAGAATTATCAAGAGAAATGATTGTATCCCTTGTTGTGGCCTTTTTGAGTCTAGTATTTGGTGTAGTGATTTCAGTCGTACTAGCTTTTATAGCGGCACGAAATATGACACCGAACCGTTATATTGGAATGGTTTTGCGCTTTACTTTTATGATTATTCGGGCTATACCCTCTACAATTTGGGTATTAATCGCTGTAGCAAGTCTAGGATTTGGTTCAATGGCAGGTGTTTTAGGGCTTATTTTCCCTACTACCTCTTTCCTCGTTAAATCATTTTCTGCTCAAATCGAAGAAGTAGGAGAAGAAACGATTGAAGCTATGCAATCCGTTGGTGCTACATGGTGGCATATTGTTTTTAGAGGCTTAGTTCCAACATTGTTTACGAACTTTTTAGCAATAACAGCATTTCGTTTTGAAATGAATGTGGCCGAATCTGTCATCCTTGGAATGGTTGGCGCTGGGGGTATTGGTTTATTAATACAAGGATATATCTCATTTTATGATTTTAATCATTTAAGCTTAGGGATTCTGATTGTTTTTTCGACGATGATTTTAATGGAATTTACATCTAATCAAATCAGAAAACGTATATCTGTTTAA
- a CDS encoding SRPBCC domain-containing protein, translated as MNQNNATNKIATQVSEREIVITRVFDAPRDLVFDAWTKEEHLSKWWGPRGFTTTFQKFDMKPGGTWQFIMHGPDGFDYPNTNVFVEVVKPERSFLPHIPVKLRNVIRKALSISPQDRYETLLDMINDISLIDENLD; from the coding sequence ATGAACCAAAACAACGCAACAAACAAAATCGCAACGCAAGTAAGTGAACGCGAGATTGTGATCACCCGCGTATTTGATGCTCCACGCGATCTTGTGTTTGATGCTTGGACGAAAGAGGAGCACCTGTCGAAGTGGTGGGGACCTCGAGGTTTTACGACGACTTTTCAGAAGTTTGATATGAAACCGGGCGGTACATGGCAGTTTATCATGCACGGTCCTGATGGCTTTGATTATCCCAACACCAACGTCTTTGTCGAGGTCGTTAAACCCGAGCGATCATTTTTACCCCATATTCCGGTTAAGCTAAGGAATGTCATAAGAAAAGCTTTATCAATTAGTCCTCAAGATAGATATGAAACTCTGCTTGACATGATTAATGACATTAGTTTAATTGACGAAAATTTAGATTGA
- the phnE gene encoding phosphonate ABC transporter, permease protein PhnE: MNTTKNASTKVEMKKMKRTFSFILFIVLFAFSIWFVKMNPIELVQSLPTFIQFLFTDFFPPNISDIKTYIGPVVDTIIFAVIATCFSSLFGIVIGFLMAHNTTPHPVFRIVFRGGISFLRNIPFLVWASILVVIFGVGTMPGLFALVLFGTSFLSRVYAEAIEELDKEVGEALDACGASYLQKLKHAIIPQFLPSFYSWSLFMFEINIRASAILGLVGAGGLGSIIKQTMDLFQYSKTSTAIAIMVVLILMVEYVTHRVRERLI, from the coding sequence ATGAATACTACTAAAAATGCTTCAACAAAAGTTGAAATGAAAAAGATGAAACGTACATTCTCTTTCATATTATTCATTGTGTTATTTGCTTTTTCGATTTGGTTTGTGAAAATGAATCCTATTGAATTAGTACAAAGCTTACCAACATTTATACAGTTTTTATTTACTGATTTCTTTCCACCAAACATTTCGGACATTAAAACCTATATTGGGCCAGTAGTAGATACGATTATCTTTGCTGTCATTGCAACATGCTTTTCTTCCTTGTTTGGAATTGTTATTGGTTTCTTAATGGCACATAATACAACCCCTCACCCAGTCTTTCGCATCGTTTTTAGAGGTGGGATTTCCTTCCTAAGGAATATCCCTTTCCTTGTTTGGGCTTCTATATTGGTTGTGATTTTTGGTGTAGGAACTATGCCGGGTCTGTTTGCATTAGTGTTGTTCGGAACAAGCTTTTTATCCCGTGTATATGCTGAAGCTATTGAAGAGTTAGATAAAGAGGTCGGGGAAGCCTTGGATGCTTGTGGTGCGAGTTATCTTCAAAAATTAAAACATGCCATCATTCCACAGTTTCTCCCAAGCTTCTATTCTTGGTCACTATTCATGTTTGAAATCAATATCCGTGCATCTGCTATCCTTGGATTAGTAGGAGCAGGTGGTTTAGGCAGTATTATAAAACAGACGATGGACCTATTCCAATACAGTAAAACCTCTACGGCTATTGCGATCATGGTAGTCCTTATCTTAATGGTGGAATATGTTACACATCGGGTAAGGGAGAGATTAATCTAA
- a CDS encoding GntR family transcriptional regulator, producing the protein MSSTSLVEIAYKTIRKDIINAQYMPGTLLSENELAAKLNMSRTPIRGAISRLESEGFVSSLSKRGILVKEISLKELIDSVEVLFFLQSYSIDAVIEKRCVFDLEELSSHLEKQIEAEVRDEYHEYVKYSILFTQSMVSSSKNNLMIKMYDSIKDKIIQMGIVNWKLTPTQKHYSANEIHQLIFEAIESREYEKVRSIIKEVYLVNRERMINFGSI; encoded by the coding sequence ATGTCCTCTACTTCACTTGTAGAAATTGCTTATAAAACGATCCGTAAAGATATTATAAATGCTCAATATATGCCTGGCACCCTCTTGTCAGAGAATGAACTCGCTGCAAAACTCAACATGAGCCGTACACCCATTAGAGGAGCAATTTCACGGTTAGAATCTGAAGGATTTGTTTCTTCTTTATCCAAAAGGGGAATATTAGTTAAGGAAATTTCCTTGAAAGAGTTAATAGATTCAGTTGAGGTGCTTTTTTTCTTGCAGTCCTATTCCATAGATGCAGTAATTGAAAAAAGATGTGTTTTTGATTTAGAAGAGTTAAGCAGTCATTTAGAAAAGCAAATAGAAGCAGAAGTACGTGACGAGTATCATGAATATGTGAAGTATTCTATACTTTTTACTCAAAGTATGGTTTCTTCATCGAAAAATAACTTAATGATAAAGATGTATGACTCAATAAAAGACAAAATTATTCAAATGGGGATTGTCAATTGGAAGCTAACTCCAACACAAAAACATTATTCTGCCAATGAAATACATCAACTGATTTTTGAAGCAATAGAAAGTAGAGAGTATGAGAAGGTTAGGTCCATCATTAAAGAGGTGTATCTTGTAAATCGGGAGAGAATGATTAACTTTGGGAGCATTTAA
- a CDS encoding PhoX family phosphatase yields MSKWYDPYYQQPSGQYYRQYYFNVPQPQPLRQPYGTYFSQFRPIRPSTKDELILPKGYKYDIVATWGEDLGNGEKFGYNNDFTCYFGNNPNEGLLWVNHEYIGHMSIFVTGYKEEPGTKRTAKQIAIEKYNLGGSVIHIRKGAAGNWSIVKGSKYNRRITGNTPINLTGPAKGDAAVGGVTKVIGTFANCSGGKTLWNTVFSGEENYEGIVEDWSESPEVPPLNPTHYGWVVEVDPNDPTSIPKKHTMLGRFAHENAVMTLGKTGRLVVYTGDDANDQCVYKFVSDGVYKPELGKQNGHLLENGTLYVADMGSNKWIPLDLNKTPKLKDNYKTQGELLVNTREAAKLAGGTPLDRPEDIEIHPRDGSVFIAFTNNLKHGNYYGQIYRLVEGDNNHESTSFVYEIFVSGGPQSGFACPDNLMFDQSGNLWVCTDISSDKTNQGAYSPFKNNGLFMIPTEGPNRGKAIQFASAPVQAELTGTWLAPGGETLFMSVQHPGEESKDVNNPTSRWPYGDIPRPSVVAISKQ; encoded by the coding sequence TTGTCAAAGTGGTATGATCCTTATTACCAACAGCCCAGTGGTCAGTATTATCGTCAATATTATTTCAACGTGCCTCAACCCCAACCATTAAGGCAACCTTACGGAACATATTTCTCACAGTTTCGTCCAATCCGTCCTTCAACTAAGGACGAGTTGATTCTTCCAAAAGGGTACAAATACGATATTGTAGCCACTTGGGGTGAAGATTTAGGGAATGGAGAAAAGTTTGGGTATAACAATGATTTCACATGTTATTTTGGCAATAATCCGAATGAAGGTTTGTTATGGGTCAATCATGAATATATCGGTCATATGAGTATTTTCGTCACTGGTTATAAGGAAGAACCGGGAACTAAACGGACAGCAAAACAAATAGCCATTGAAAAATATAACCTAGGTGGATCTGTAATCCATATCCGAAAAGGTGCTGCGGGTAATTGGAGTATTGTCAAAGGTTCTAAATATAATAGACGAATTACAGGCAATACACCTATCAATTTAACAGGACCAGCCAAAGGGGATGCTGCAGTAGGTGGAGTTACCAAAGTAATCGGGACTTTTGCGAATTGTTCAGGTGGAAAGACACTTTGGAATACAGTTTTTTCAGGTGAAGAGAATTATGAGGGGATAGTAGAAGATTGGTCGGAAAGTCCTGAAGTTCCACCTTTAAACCCTACTCATTATGGATGGGTGGTTGAAGTTGATCCTAATGATCCAACCTCTATACCAAAAAAACATACAATGCTTGGTCGATTTGCACATGAGAATGCGGTTATGACACTTGGAAAAACAGGACGTTTGGTCGTTTACACTGGCGATGATGCGAACGATCAGTGTGTTTACAAATTTGTAAGTGATGGGGTGTATAAGCCCGAATTAGGAAAACAAAATGGTCATCTTCTTGAAAACGGAACTCTATATGTTGCAGATATGGGTTCAAATAAGTGGATTCCACTTGATCTTAATAAAACTCCTAAATTAAAGGACAACTATAAAACACAAGGGGAACTGTTAGTAAATACTCGTGAAGCAGCAAAACTAGCAGGCGGTACTCCTCTAGATAGGCCAGAGGATATAGAGATTCATCCACGGGACGGATCAGTATTTATTGCTTTTACAAACAATTTAAAGCACGGAAATTATTATGGTCAGATTTATCGCCTCGTAGAAGGAGACAATAATCATGAAAGTACCTCTTTCGTTTATGAAATTTTTGTATCAGGGGGACCGCAAAGTGGCTTTGCCTGTCCAGATAACTTGATGTTTGATCAGTCAGGAAATTTATGGGTATGCACGGATATCTCTTCTGATAAGACGAATCAAGGGGCTTACAGCCCATTCAAAAACAACGGGTTGTTCATGATTCCGACAGAAGGACCTAATCGAGGTAAAGCGATACAATTTGCTTCTGCACCCGTACAGGCGGAGCTAACAGGAACATGGCTGGCTCCAGGGGGGGAAACATTATTCATGTCAGTTCAGCATCCTGGAGAAGAGAGTAAAGATGTCAATAACCCGACAAGTCGATGGCCATACGGAGATATTCCAAGACCATCTGTTGTTGCGATTTCAAAGCAGTAA
- a CDS encoding tyrosine-protein phosphatase, which yields MIVENRSANSESSNRVIPFEGIRNFRDMGGYKTTDGRRVKRGLFYRSAELTGITEKDLELFKTLGIKYIFDYRDENEAKLNPDPIIANVLNERIPAIEAEQLAPVLSIEELVKSEFFKQMNGNMLTDFYSKMAINNASYKRLMDIIQNADHLGLVHHCAAGKDRTGVGAALILLTLGVPKETVLEDYLITNETLKDFNEGIKMKVSNFLSAEDNKKFEGMMTAKEEYLEAVFKKIEQIYGGLDRYLLEEYNLTFDKREQLKSNCLE from the coding sequence ATGATAGTTGAAAATAGAAGTGCGAATAGTGAATCATCAAACCGAGTCATACCTTTTGAGGGTATCCGAAATTTCCGTGACATGGGAGGCTATAAGACAACTGATGGTAGAAGAGTAAAGCGTGGATTGTTTTATCGCTCCGCTGAGCTAACTGGCATAACTGAGAAAGATTTAGAGCTTTTTAAAACACTTGGGATTAAATACATTTTTGATTATCGTGATGAAAATGAGGCTAAATTAAATCCAGATCCTATTATTGCAAATGTACTAAATGAAAGAATTCCAGCAATCGAGGCAGAACAACTTGCGCCTGTCCTCTCAATAGAAGAACTAGTAAAAAGTGAATTTTTTAAGCAAATGAATGGGAATATGCTTACTGATTTCTATTCTAAGATGGCGATTAATAATGCTTCATATAAAAGACTAATGGACATTATACAAAATGCAGATCATTTAGGATTAGTGCACCATTGTGCAGCTGGAAAAGATCGTACAGGAGTTGGAGCAGCTTTAATTTTACTAACATTAGGTGTACCGAAAGAAACGGTTTTGGAAGATTATTTAATAACTAACGAAACATTAAAAGATTTCAATGAAGGAATCAAGATGAAGGTTTCAAATTTTTTATCAGCTGAAGATAATAAAAAATTTGAAGGAATGATGACAGCGAAAGAAGAATATTTAGAAGCTGTTTTTAAAAAAATTGAACAGATTTATGGGGGTTTGGACCGTTATTTACTTGAAGAATATAATCTTACATTTGATAAAAGAGAACAGCTTAAAAGTAATTGTCTAGAATAG
- a CDS encoding alkaline phosphatase, producing the protein MANLRKKIMGLTLAGTVTLGSLGVGSMMNSKEAKAEPKTAGQQPKNVIMMVMDGTSSTSTTLARWYKGAPLALDQIVSGGVRTYSAESAITDSAPAGTALATGNKSNSGYVGVLPSVVNSPGVEPIKEEDKFRPVANVLEGAERSGRATGIIATSEIQHATPAGFSAHHANRNNFEVLGEQQVYQNMEVVLGGGKGALQPAASNGIRKDNEDLVKVIQDKGYDFVETKDTLLNSKSDKIWGSFSNAALAYDMDREVTNPEQPTLAQMTDKSIQTLSKDKDGFFLFVEGSKPDWAAHSNDPIGIISDVLAFDAAVAEALEFAKKDGNTMVIAVADHGNSGISIGNSNTTKGYDTTPVSAYIDPLKKAKMTLEGATSKLNNDLSNLEEVAALYGLDNLTADEKEKLKAAQKKTDVGPILVKLLANRANLGFTTGGHTGEDVFLYSYGPQKPYGLVQNTDIAKTMGQAMGFDLKALTNELFADAGPAFKKIGADVTIDKTDAANPVLVVKRNKATAQLFVNKNIIRIDGKDYELGSVVVESNGKFYVPEKAVRLFTKHSR; encoded by the coding sequence ATGGCTAATCTTCGTAAAAAGATAATGGGATTAACATTAGCAGGAACGGTAACACTAGGTTCATTAGGTGTAGGAAGCATGATGAACAGCAAAGAGGCAAAAGCCGAACCGAAAACAGCAGGACAACAACCTAAAAATGTGATCATGATGGTCATGGATGGGACAAGCTCTACATCTACAACATTAGCTCGATGGTATAAAGGTGCACCTCTTGCCCTAGATCAAATTGTATCAGGCGGAGTTCGCACTTATTCGGCAGAATCAGCTATTACCGATTCAGCGCCGGCAGGAACAGCTTTAGCGACAGGAAATAAATCTAACTCCGGTTACGTTGGCGTATTACCTTCTGTTGTGAATTCACCTGGCGTAGAACCAATCAAAGAAGAAGACAAGTTTCGTCCGGTTGCCAACGTCTTAGAAGGTGCGGAACGTTCAGGACGCGCGACAGGAATAATTGCTACATCTGAAATTCAGCATGCAACACCGGCTGGTTTCTCGGCCCACCACGCTAACCGTAATAATTTTGAAGTGCTTGGTGAACAACAAGTCTATCAAAATATGGAAGTTGTATTGGGTGGAGGAAAGGGAGCGCTTCAGCCTGCGGCAAGCAACGGAATCCGTAAAGACAACGAAGATTTAGTGAAAGTTATTCAAGACAAAGGGTACGATTTTGTTGAAACAAAGGATACTTTATTAAACTCTAAATCCGATAAAATCTGGGGCTCTTTTTCCAATGCTGCTCTTGCATATGATATGGATCGTGAAGTAACCAATCCTGAACAGCCGACGCTCGCTCAGATGACAGACAAATCGATTCAAACTCTATCAAAAGATAAAGACGGTTTCTTCTTATTTGTAGAGGGAAGTAAGCCGGACTGGGCGGCACATTCAAACGACCCAATCGGGATAATCAGTGATGTATTAGCTTTTGATGCCGCGGTTGCAGAAGCACTAGAGTTTGCTAAAAAAGATGGGAACACTATGGTAATTGCTGTAGCTGACCATGGCAACAGCGGTATTTCCATCGGTAACAGTAATACCACAAAAGGATATGATACAACACCGGTATCAGCTTACATTGATCCTTTGAAAAAAGCAAAAATGACACTTGAAGGTGCTACAAGCAAACTAAATAATGATTTATCTAATTTAGAAGAGGTAGCGGCACTTTACGGCTTAGACAACTTAACAGCTGATGAAAAAGAAAAGTTAAAAGCCGCACAGAAGAAAACGGATGTAGGTCCAATCTTGGTTAAATTATTAGCCAATCGTGCAAACCTCGGCTTTACAACAGGTGGTCATACCGGTGAAGATGTATTCTTATACTCTTACGGTCCGCAAAAACCGTACGGTTTAGTCCAAAATACGGACATTGCGAAGACAATGGGCCAAGCAATGGGCTTTGATTTAAAGGCGTTAACTAATGAATTATTTGCAGACGCTGGACCTGCCTTCAAGAAAATTGGGGCAGACGTTACAATAGACAAGACAGATGCAGCAAACCCGGTGCTTGTAGTAAAACGCAATAAAGCGACAGCTCAATTGTTTGTTAATAAAAATATTATTCGTATCGACGGAAAAGATTATGAATTAGGAAGCGTCGTCGTAGAAAGTAACGGCAAATTCTATGTACCTGAAAAAGCAGTTCGTCTATTCACGAAGCATTCTCGCTAA
- the phnD gene encoding phosphate/phosphite/phosphonate ABC transporter substrate-binding protein, translated as MKKLISTLFIGLLVLGVLSACSNTSSSKEMDKFVIAYLPQETDEQMQKTYGDFEKKLSEKLGMEVEAYQANSYNAAIEAMKNNKADLAMYGPFSYIVAEERANAEVIASLSLQALEGKPASVIVVPKDSDIQTIADLEGKTMGFADPVSTTGHLLPKATIVKELGIEAEKLEKDGAFFKSVQFAGGHDKALLGVVRGQYDAAGVSAMMPSMLEQKGIIEKGSYKVIAESESISAGGAFSIRGNIDKEVKDIVKEFLLSYNDPNYFKSIVGTEDAKFIESTDADFDQIRDIAKLMNLSPEQLLEN; from the coding sequence ATGAAAAAGCTAATTTCTACTCTATTTATTGGTTTGTTAGTATTAGGAGTTTTATCAGCATGTTCTAACACAAGTTCATCAAAAGAAATGGACAAATTTGTTATTGCTTATTTACCTCAAGAAACAGATGAACAAATGCAAAAAACTTATGGTGATTTTGAAAAGAAATTATCAGAAAAACTAGGAATGGAAGTAGAAGCTTACCAAGCAAATAGTTACAATGCTGCGATTGAGGCGATGAAAAACAATAAAGCAGATTTAGCCATGTACGGTCCATTTTCTTATATTGTAGCTGAAGAAAGAGCGAATGCAGAAGTGATTGCAAGTCTTAGCTTACAAGCTTTAGAAGGTAAACCAGCTTCCGTTATTGTTGTACCAAAGGATTCAGATATCCAAACGATTGCTGATTTGGAAGGAAAAACGATGGGGTTTGCCGATCCGGTTTCTACAACTGGCCACTTATTACCGAAAGCTACGATTGTAAAAGAGTTAGGAATTGAGGCTGAGAAGCTTGAAAAAGATGGTGCATTTTTTAAGAGTGTTCAATTTGCGGGAGGTCATGATAAAGCACTTCTTGGCGTAGTTCGTGGACAATATGATGCAGCAGGTGTCTCGGCAATGATGCCTTCTATGTTAGAACAGAAAGGGATTATTGAAAAAGGATCATACAAAGTTATTGCTGAATCAGAATCGATTTCAGCAGGAGGTGCTTTTAGTATTAGAGGGAATATCGATAAAGAAGTAAAAGATATTGTAAAGGAGTTTTTATTAAGTTACAACGATCCTAACTATTTTAAAAGCATTGTAGGAACTGAGGATGCTAAATTTATTGAGTCTACTGATGCTGATTTTGATCAAATTCGAGATATTGCAAAATTAATGAATTTAAGTCCTGAACAATTACTTGAAAACTAG
- a CDS encoding nucleotide-binding protein, whose amino-acid sequence MSQTKSKIFIGSASESLEYVDAIHEGLGRIAEVTPWSTGVFRALEYSMESLERQLDQNDFAVFVFSPDDIVNIRGNVTYITRDNTLFEMGLFWGRLRRGRVFYIIPNQIPSSDEAKGVRLPTDLDGITVLSYEIRTDDNYDAAVNLACRAIKRTIVEKGPFQDPAKLLAESQSEREQDYTLIRVLRTLSKRLLSDQSQKFEFLQEAVRNGYQAPNNYFVEGIGVWKPEGTDGLRQIAGNEGQGKFYPFNINDDIEWTDRIVVIDCFLQNEELVFEKNTSPYDNTYVLCYPIEEKLVLTVAITGRQGLNKEEIDLIFLDNYNLLNTINNIYGGASL is encoded by the coding sequence ATGAGTCAAACTAAGTCAAAAATATTTATAGGATCTGCTAGTGAATCACTTGAGTATGTAGATGCAATTCACGAAGGATTAGGTCGTATTGCAGAAGTTACACCTTGGTCCACAGGGGTATTCAGAGCACTTGAATATAGCATGGAAAGCCTAGAACGACAATTAGACCAAAATGATTTTGCTGTATTTGTATTTTCACCAGATGATATTGTAAATATTCGGGGGAATGTAACATATATCACCAGGGACAATACATTGTTTGAAATGGGATTGTTCTGGGGAAGACTAAGAAGAGGTAGAGTTTTTTATATAATTCCTAATCAGATCCCGTCAAGTGATGAGGCAAAAGGGGTTCGTTTACCAACTGATTTAGATGGAATCACTGTTTTGTCATATGAAATTCGAACAGATGATAATTATGATGCAGCTGTAAATTTAGCTTGCAGGGCTATTAAACGTACGATTGTAGAAAAAGGACCGTTCCAAGATCCAGCAAAACTTTTAGCTGAATCACAATCCGAAAGAGAACAAGACTACACACTAATTCGAGTTCTTCGAACCTTATCAAAGCGTTTGTTATCTGATCAGTCACAGAAATTTGAATTTCTTCAGGAAGCTGTTAGAAATGGTTATCAAGCACCTAATAACTACTTCGTTGAAGGAATTGGTGTCTGGAAACCAGAAGGTACAGATGGACTGAGGCAAATTGCCGGAAATGAAGGGCAAGGAAAATTTTATCCATTTAATATAAATGATGATATTGAATGGACGGACCGAATTGTTGTTATAGATTGTTTTCTGCAAAATGAAGAACTGGTTTTCGAAAAGAACACATCACCTTATGATAATACTTATGTGTTATGCTATCCGATAGAGGAAAAACTAGTATTGACTGTTGCAATAACAGGCAGACAGGGTTTAAATAAAGAAGAGATAGATCTAATCTTCTTAGATAATTACAATCTTTTGAATACTATTAATAATATTTACGGAGGTGCTTCTTTATGA
- the phnC gene encoding phosphonate ABC transporter ATP-binding protein, translated as MKTILKVNNLVKQYNGETIALNGINLEVKQGEFIAVIGPSGAGKSTLLRCINRLITPSKGSIEFLGQRVDSASKKDLRKIRANMGMIFQHYNLVYRLSVLENVLHGRLGYMGSLAGVFNKYSEENKIEAIGLLKKVGLEKEIYKRADELSGGQKQRVGVCRALAQKPELILADEPIASLDPKSSSIVMDAIYQNCTQQGIACLVNLHQVDVAKKYATRIVAIKAGKVVFDGKTSELTDEMIQYLYEGKEHEMYQVASKAN; from the coding sequence TTGAAAACCATTCTGAAAGTTAATAATTTAGTAAAACAATATAATGGAGAAACGATTGCTTTGAACGGGATAAACTTAGAAGTGAAACAGGGAGAATTTATTGCTGTTATTGGTCCAAGTGGTGCAGGGAAATCAACACTTCTACGCTGCATCAATCGCCTTATCACTCCTTCAAAAGGAAGTATAGAATTTTTAGGACAAAGAGTAGACTCAGCTTCAAAAAAAGATCTTCGTAAAATCAGGGCAAATATGGGTATGATTTTTCAACATTATAATCTTGTATATAGATTAAGTGTATTAGAGAATGTTTTACATGGCAGATTAGGGTATATGGGTTCACTTGCAGGAGTTTTTAATAAATATAGTGAAGAGAATAAAATTGAAGCTATTGGTCTACTTAAGAAGGTAGGTCTAGAAAAAGAAATATATAAACGTGCTGATGAACTATCTGGTGGTCAAAAACAAAGAGTAGGAGTTTGTCGAGCTTTAGCCCAGAAGCCTGAACTAATTCTTGCTGATGAACCGATTGCTTCATTAGATCCGAAATCTTCTTCGATTGTAATGGATGCTATCTATCAAAACTGTACTCAACAAGGAATTGCTTGTTTAGTGAATCTTCACCAGGTGGATGTTGCAAAAAAATACGCGACAAGAATTGTTGCAATTAAAGCTGGAAAAGTAGTTTTCGATGGAAAAACGAGTGAGTTAACAGATGAGATGATTCAATATTTATATGAAGGTAAAGAGCACGAAATGTATCAAGTGGCAAGTAAGGCCAATTAA
- a CDS encoding macro domain-containing protein: protein MKIKVNLFDKGLLKSFFSILSVISVLISFVLIVIDIPSKYKLITGIVFFLLLIITYLVMWVLANLSNNVKLNINNSTVRVMVGDIFEENELKVIPFNEYFDTCVDNRIISERTINGMYINNLVNNVEELDLLIDSDQKLNEKIITVSNDRQAGKKKQYRLGTIFQHGDYLLTSFARFDENNRAYLYMNDYINFLINLWNEIDIVYGGRTVTIPLIGSGITRFKEYNMVSEQELLELLIWSFKVSRIKFTHPSHVSIVIHESKKDKINFYRLRSVENGL from the coding sequence ATGAAAATAAAAGTAAATTTATTTGATAAAGGCTTATTAAAAAGTTTTTTTTCAATTTTATCAGTAATAAGTGTTTTAATTTCTTTTGTTTTAATTGTAATTGATATTCCTAGCAAATATAAACTTATTACAGGAATAGTGTTTTTTCTGTTGTTAATTATTACTTATCTCGTAATGTGGGTTCTGGCTAACCTCTCGAATAACGTTAAATTAAATATCAATAATTCAACAGTACGCGTTATGGTAGGAGATATTTTCGAAGAAAATGAATTAAAAGTGATTCCTTTCAATGAGTATTTTGATACATGTGTAGATAATAGAATTATTTCAGAAAGAACTATTAATGGCATGTATATAAATAATTTAGTAAATAACGTTGAAGAGCTGGATCTACTAATTGATTCTGATCAAAAATTAAATGAAAAAATCATTACCGTATCAAATGATAGACAGGCAGGGAAAAAGAAACAATATAGGCTTGGTACAATTTTTCAGCACGGAGATTACCTGCTAACTTCTTTTGCTAGATTTGACGAAAATAACAGAGCTTATTTATATATGAATGACTATATTAATTTCCTTATAAATTTATGGAATGAAATTGATATTGTTTATGGAGGGCGTACAGTGACAATACCTCTGATAGGTTCAGGAATAACAAGATTTAAAGAATATAATATGGTATCTGAACAAGAATTGCTCGAATTATTAATCTGGTCATTTAAAGTAAGTAGGATTAAGTTTACCCATCCTTCTCACGTTTCAATAGTAATACATGAATCCAAAAAGGATAAAATAAATTTTTATAGATTAAGGAGTGTAGAGAATGGCTTATAG